TGCCGTAAAGAATTTCGCTAGGTGTATAAAAGAGATCGATATTTGAGCTCAGCGCATAGAGCGTCAGCGCTACCGTCAACACCGCACCGCAGACGACGGCCAGAATGGCATAGAGGCGAGTTTTACGCGGAGCACTCATTGCGCCACCTCCATCGTTTCCGACTGGCGAGCCGTATTCTTGCGCTGCTCACGCGCCTGCTGGCGACGAATATCACTCAGCAATGCGCGACGATTCAAGAGGGTATGACCGACCAACGCGCTCAGCGGTAACAGCGTTAACACCACGGCAAGCCAGACGTAAAAGGCATAGCCGCCCATCGCAAAGAAATCCTGCCAACTTGTGAAAGCGATGTTCATCGGGCTATTCCTCCTTTATTAAGCAGCGCAGCCACCCAAGGGGCGCGGCGCTGCTGTACCAGTATCAAGTTACGCAACCGCATAAGTGACAACGTCACGAATAAGCTCATAAATCCTAACATCATGATTCGCAGCGGGAGACGCATGGCGGGATCGATCGTTTTCTGCATTTTTGTCGATGCTTGATGCAGGGTATTCCACCACTCGACTGAGAAATGGATGATGGGTAAATTCACCACGCCCACCAGCACCAGAATCGCCGCCGCACGACCGGCAAGACGGCGATCGTCAAACGCGTTGTAGAGCGCGATGATGCCCACGTACAGAAACAGCAGAACGAGTTCCGACGTTAGACGCGCATCCCAAACCCACCAGGTTCCCCACATCGGTTTGCCCCAGGTGGCGCCCGTCGTTAACGCAATAAAGGTAAACACCGCGCCGACCGGTGCCATTGCCGCCACGGCAAGCTCCGCCGTTTTTGACTGCCGAATTATCCCGATCAGCGCAAATATCGCCATCACCGCATAGACGCCCATCGACCACACGGCCGCTGGCACGTGCAGGTACATGATGCGGTACCCTTGCCCTTGCTGATAATCCGCGGGCGCAAATCCAAATCCCAGCAGGCAACCGCCGATCAACAGCGCCGCGCTAAGCAGGGCAAACCAGGGGATAAGCCTGCCGCAAAGGCCATAGAGGCGATCCGGCTGCGTAAGCTGATAGTTCTTTTTCAACATAATCGTGTGCTCACTCTGCGTAAAACTCATCCCAGCGGGACGATGAAGGCGATCCTGAGATCGGAAAATTACTGTATGCTCACCCGCAACGCCGCCGCCGTGGCAAACGGGCTCAGGGTGGCGCTGCCCGCCAGAAAGGCACCGAGGATCGCCAGATACCCGCCCACCGGCAGTTGCATCATGGCGGCCTCGACCGCCGCCGTCGCAAAAATCAACAGCGGTATGGTGAGCGGCAAGACCAGCAGGCTTAACAGCACGCCGCTGCGGCGCAGCCCGACCGTTAATCCCGCGCCAATGGCCCCCAGGAAACTGAGCGTTGGCGTGCAGAGCAACAGCGTGAGCGCCATCACCCGCCAGCCGTGGCTGTCCAACCCAAACAGCAGCGCCGCCAGCGGCGAAAGCAGTAACAGCGGCAGCCCGCTCACCATCCAGTGCACCACCACTTTCGCCAACACCACTAACGGCAGCGGCAACGGCAGCAGCGTCAGCTGTTCCAGTGAACCATCCTGATAGTCATCGCGGAAAAGACGATCCATCCCCAGCAGCGAAGCGAGCAACGCCGCCACCCACACCACGCCGGGGGCCACGCGCATCAATAGCTGCGGCTCTGGCCCAATAGCCAGAGGGAACAAAATGATGACGATCAGGAAGAACCACAGCGGGTTGAGAATTTCCGCGTTATTGCGCAACGCGACGCGCAGTTCTCGGGCAATCAGACGCCGCATGATGGGGTTCCCTCACTCGGCGTAAGCGAGATACAGCGAATGCGCTGAGCGAACGGACGCAGCGGCTGATGGGTGGTTAAAATGATGATGCCGCCGCGCGCAGTATGATGTTCCATACGCTGCGTCAGCATGTCGACGCCCGCTACATCAAGCGCGGTCAGCGGCTCATCCAGAATCCACAGCGGGACGTCGGTAAGCCATAAACGTGCCAGCGCGACGCGTCGCTGTTGCCCTGCCGAAAGACGCGCCACGGGTATGTCTTCATACCCAGCCAGTCCGACTGCGGCTAGCGCCTGCCAAAGTGCATCCTGCTGCTGGTGCGGATAGAAAAAGCGCAGGTTCTCTTCACCGGTCAGGGCGTTCTTGATGCCCGGCTGATGGCCTAGCCACAGAAGCTGCTGATTAAACTGCTCGCGCATACGGTTGATACGTTGCCCTTGCCAGCAGATTTCCCCCGATTCAGGCGTCGCCAGACCGCTTAACATGCGCAACAGCGACGTTTTGCCCACCCCGTTGGCACCGGCAATCTGCACCATTTCTCCCGCGCTGGCCGTAAACGACAACGCGCTGAACAGCACATGCTCATCGCGTATGCAAACCACATCGCGCGCTTCTAACATCGGGGTGTACTCCTACTTTCTTAGTGGCTATAGAATAACATGGCGCCCTTACTCCCCCTCTCGGGGACCCTAACCATAAAGAGTTAATCTTTTTTATTGAGATCAATAAAACCGGTGATTCCGGTTATTCTCGTCATCATGACGGTGTCCAAAGTCGTGCTTGTCCCTCTAATTCAAGGGTTATCGCGCACTATTTCTGGCTGTTCTTCAGCAGCGTTGCCGTGTTGATTGCTTCGATCAACTGGACGCGATTAACCCGTGGGCTGTACGTATCCAGCAAGCGCTGCCAAATCGTAATCGCGCGCGCATAGTCCGCTTTTAGGAACGCATCAGACGCCAGCAGCATCAGCGCCGTCACTTCATTAGCATCCAGCGCCAGCGCTTTATCGACCATCTCTTGCATCGGGGGCGTGACGGCCTGACCCGCCTGGTAATACAGCACCGTTGCCAGCGCCGAATACAGCTCAGCACTGTCGCCCTTCAGCGCAATCGCCTGCCGATAAGCGCGCAGCGCGTTGTCGTAGGCGTTGCGGTAAAGATAATATTCACCCAGCTCAGCCCAGAGGACGCTGTTACCCGGCGTTTTACGAATGTTGTCCTGCAAGGTAACAAGCTGTTTTTCCTGCTGTTGCACGGCGCTAAAATCATGTAGCGGATCGGCAAGCCGCTGGCGTTCCGCCTGAACCAACGCTACACGCGGGCTGAGTATGTAGAACGTCGCACTGCCCAACAGGATAGCGACGATCGCGACCACAACGGCGATGACGGGCTGCGTGCGTGATGCAGAAGAAGATGACGTTAACGGCAGGTCGTGAGACAGTTCGCGCCCCAGCATTCTGGCTTCATGCTCAGAAAGGTGTTTCCCTGCCTGCTCGCACTGGAAATGCCAGATGCGCTCGGCTAAACGCGGTAGCTTGTCATCCCCCTCCGGTTTGCGCAGAGGCAACAGTGGCCATAACAGTCCGGCAGCCAGAAGGACAACCGCGATGGCGACAAGCACCATGCTTAATACATTCAGGTCCAGCAGGTTCACGCTTAACAGGCTCATGGGCGCGCTCCTCGGTTCTGCCGCCGCATCACCCGCCACGCGATAACCGCAATCGCTAACAGCAAAAACAGCGGCGTGAGCCAGAGGATGCCGGTTTGCATTTTCATCGGTGGGTTGTACTGAACAAAGTCACCATAGCGCTGATTCATAAATGCCATAATGTCTGACTTGCTCTTGCCCTGCTCCAC
The nucleotide sequence above comes from Pectobacterium brasiliense. Encoded proteins:
- a CDS encoding heme ABC transporter permease, producing the protein MLKKNYQLTQPDRLYGLCGRLIPWFALLSAALLIGGCLLGFGFAPADYQQGQGYRIMYLHVPAAVWSMGVYAVMAIFALIGIIRQSKTAELAVAAMAPVGAVFTFIALTTGATWGKPMWGTWWVWDARLTSELVLLFLYVGIIALYNAFDDRRLAGRAAAILVLVGVVNLPIIHFSVEWWNTLHQASTKMQKTIDPAMRLPLRIMMLGFMSLFVTLSLMRLRNLILVQQRRAPWVAALLNKGGIAR
- the ccmD gene encoding heme exporter protein CcmD translates to MNIAFTSWQDFFAMGGYAFYVWLAVVLTLLPLSALVGHTLLNRRALLSDIRRQQAREQRKNTARQSETMEVAQ
- the ccmB gene encoding heme exporter protein CcmB; this translates as MRRLIARELRVALRNNAEILNPLWFFLIVIILFPLAIGPEPQLLMRVAPGVVWVAALLASLLGMDRLFRDDYQDGSLEQLTLLPLPLPLVVLAKVVVHWMVSGLPLLLLSPLAALLFGLDSHGWRVMALTLLLCTPTLSFLGAIGAGLTVGLRRSGVLLSLLVLPLTIPLLIFATAAVEAAMMQLPVGGYLAILGAFLAGSATLSPFATAAALRVSIQ
- the ccmA gene encoding cytochrome c biogenesis heme-transporting ATPase CcmA, translating into MLEARDVVCIRDEHVLFSALSFTASAGEMVQIAGANGVGKTSLLRMLSGLATPESGEICWQGQRINRMREQFNQQLLWLGHQPGIKNALTGEENLRFFYPHQQQDALWQALAAVGLAGYEDIPVARLSAGQQRRVALARLWLTDVPLWILDEPLTALDVAGVDMLTQRMEHHTARGGIIILTTHQPLRPFAQRIRCISLTPSEGTPSCGV
- the nrfG gene encoding heme lyase NrfEFG subunit NrfG, whose protein sequence is MVLVAIAVVLLAAGLLWPLLPLRKPEGDDKLPRLAERIWHFQCEQAGKHLSEHEARMLGRELSHDLPLTSSSSASRTQPVIAVVVAIVAILLGSATFYILSPRVALVQAERQRLADPLHDFSAVQQQEKQLVTLQDNIRKTPGNSVLWAELGEYYLYRNAYDNALRAYRQAIALKGDSAELYSALATVLYYQAGQAVTPPMQEMVDKALALDANEVTALMLLASDAFLKADYARAITIWQRLLDTYSPRVNRVQLIEAINTATLLKNSQK